One part of the Acuticoccus sediminis genome encodes these proteins:
- a CDS encoding ABC transporter ATP-binding protein, whose protein sequence is MSDEDDTAPMEETLPDGTRRVTEVPAHHGRAAEDDGLKHVQPTDEHVIEVRDVEVRFGSFTVFKNLNLDVRRGEILGFVGGSGQGKSVLMRTILDLVPKYSGTIRLFGEDVDKLSVPQRALLNRRYGVLFQMGALFSSLTVKENIQVPMKEQGSNMSKQLMDELALMKIDMVGLARNAADKLPSELSGGMIKRAGLARALALDPDLLFVDEPTSGLDPIGAANFDDLIAGLRDTLGLTVYMVTHDLDSLWNVCDRVAVLADKRVIVNGPVQDLIDYDHPWVREYFRGVRGGRFVDAE, encoded by the coding sequence GTGAGCGACGAAGACGATACCGCCCCGATGGAAGAGACCCTGCCGGACGGGACGCGGCGGGTCACCGAGGTCCCCGCGCATCACGGCAGGGCCGCGGAGGACGACGGTCTGAAGCACGTCCAGCCGACCGACGAGCACGTCATCGAGGTGCGCGACGTCGAGGTCCGCTTCGGCTCCTTCACGGTGTTCAAGAACCTGAACCTCGACGTGCGGCGCGGCGAGATCCTCGGCTTCGTCGGCGGCTCGGGACAGGGCAAGTCCGTGCTGATGCGCACCATCCTCGACCTGGTGCCGAAATATTCCGGCACCATCCGCCTCTTCGGCGAGGACGTCGACAAGCTGTCGGTACCGCAGCGCGCGCTCCTCAACCGCCGCTACGGCGTCCTCTTCCAGATGGGCGCGCTGTTCTCCTCGCTGACGGTGAAGGAGAACATCCAGGTGCCGATGAAGGAGCAGGGCTCCAACATGAGCAAGCAGCTCATGGACGAGCTGGCGCTGATGAAGATCGACATGGTCGGCCTCGCCCGCAACGCGGCGGACAAGCTCCCCTCCGAGCTGTCGGGCGGCATGATCAAGCGCGCCGGTCTCGCCCGCGCGCTGGCGCTCGACCCGGACCTCCTCTTCGTGGACGAGCCGACGTCGGGGCTCGACCCGATCGGCGCGGCCAATTTCGACGACCTGATCGCGGGCCTGCGCGATACCCTCGGGCTCACCGTCTACATGGTGACCCACGACCTCGATTCCTTGTGGAACGTGTGCGACCGCGTGGCGGTGCTTGCCGACAAGCGTGTCATCGTCAACGGCCCGGTCCAGGACCTGATCGACTACGACCACCCCTGGGTTCGCGAATACTTCCGCGGCGTCCGCGGCGGGCGGTTCGTGGACGCTGAATGA
- a CDS encoding ABC transporter permease — protein sequence MDAQAPSPTPSVKVDHDGDKFTATFGGSWTVSGADSAERAIKALDPLSAPGRGQHAAEVTFDLGNVTTADTAGAWIIHRERARAEFVGNRVKLANVSQRMEFLLDEIENHIPQLLDRPRQPPAIVRCLSSVGQSTVSIGHDFVNLLSMLGVFGFRLSTVFSHFSRLRVISVLSHFDRACRGAVPIVMLMSFLVGLIVAQQGGFYLSSFGATIFVVDMSGILILRELGVLLAAILVAGRSGSAFTAEIGSMRMREEVDALNVLGLDPVEVLVVPRLIALILALPLLAFLSDIAAIIGAMLISWSNLGISPDVFLRRLNEVVTPLEFWVGIAKAPFMALIIGLVGCSEGLKVGGSSESLGRQTTSSVVKAIFLVIVVDGLFAVFFAAVGI from the coding sequence ATGGACGCGCAGGCCCCATCCCCGACGCCATCGGTCAAAGTCGACCACGACGGCGACAAATTCACGGCCACCTTCGGCGGCAGCTGGACGGTGAGCGGTGCCGATTCGGCGGAACGGGCCATCAAGGCGCTCGATCCTCTCTCCGCGCCCGGTCGGGGGCAGCACGCGGCGGAGGTGACGTTCGATCTCGGCAACGTGACCACCGCCGACACCGCCGGCGCCTGGATCATCCATCGCGAGCGGGCACGGGCCGAGTTCGTCGGCAACCGCGTCAAGCTGGCGAACGTCAGCCAGCGCATGGAATTCCTGCTCGACGAGATCGAGAACCACATCCCGCAGCTTCTCGATCGGCCGCGCCAGCCGCCGGCCATCGTCCGCTGCCTCAGCTCCGTCGGCCAGAGCACGGTCAGCATCGGGCACGACTTCGTCAACCTGCTGTCGATGCTGGGGGTGTTCGGCTTCCGCCTGTCGACGGTGTTCTCGCACTTCTCGCGCCTTCGCGTCATCTCCGTGCTGTCGCACTTCGACCGGGCCTGCCGCGGCGCGGTGCCGATCGTCATGCTGATGAGCTTCCTCGTCGGCCTCATCGTGGCGCAGCAGGGCGGCTTTTACCTGTCCTCGTTCGGCGCGACGATCTTCGTCGTCGACATGTCCGGCATCCTCATCCTGCGCGAGCTCGGCGTGCTGCTCGCGGCGATCCTCGTCGCCGGCCGCTCCGGCTCGGCGTTCACCGCCGAGATCGGCTCGATGCGCATGCGCGAGGAGGTCGACGCGCTCAACGTGCTCGGCCTCGACCCGGTCGAGGTGCTGGTGGTGCCGCGCCTCATCGCGCTCATCCTCGCGCTGCCGCTCCTCGCCTTCCTGTCGGACATCGCCGCCATCATCGGGGCGATGCTCATCTCGTGGAGCAACCTCGGCATCTCGCCGGACGTCTTCCTGCGCCGGCTGAACGAGGTGGTGACGCCGCTGGAGTTCTGGGTCGGCATCGCCAAGGCGCCGTTCATGGCGCTCATCATCGGTCTGGTCGGCTGCTCCGAGGGCCTGAAGGTCGGCGGGTCGTCCGAATCGCTGGGCCGTCAGACGACGAGCTCGGTGGTGAAGGCGATCTTCCTGGTGATCGTCGTTGACGGCCTGTTCGCCGTCTTCTTCGCGGCAGTGGGGATCTAG
- the dgcN gene encoding N-acetyltransferase DgcN, with translation MELERPYLLFLGDVPDALAAKTGLGIVDWRRDWCVGQWRLPNCKADAKLPEMNATDAAAAGAKTMIVGVVNAGGVLPDHWIASIVEALEAGLDVASGLHKPLASVPAIAEAAAKTGQRLLDVRISKQSFATGKGNKRSGKRLLTVGTDCSVGKKYTALALEAGMNAKGFDATFCATGQTGVFISGRGVAIDAVVADFISGAAEWLTPATEPNAWQIVEGQGSLFHPSFAGVSLGLLHGAQPDAFVVCHEPTRTKMRGVETPLPTIGEVIEATIAMGKLTNPAIRPVGIAVNTAALDEGEARAMLYSVATEYNLPTIDPVRFGVDPIVDALAAEYLA, from the coding sequence ATGGAACTCGAACGCCCCTATCTGTTGTTTCTCGGCGACGTTCCGGACGCGCTGGCCGCCAAGACCGGTCTCGGTATCGTCGATTGGCGGCGCGATTGGTGCGTGGGTCAGTGGCGCCTGCCGAACTGCAAGGCCGACGCCAAGCTCCCCGAGATGAATGCGACGGACGCCGCCGCCGCGGGCGCCAAGACGATGATCGTCGGCGTCGTCAACGCGGGCGGTGTCCTTCCGGATCACTGGATCGCCTCCATCGTCGAGGCGCTGGAGGCCGGGCTCGACGTCGCGAGCGGGCTGCACAAGCCGCTCGCCAGCGTGCCGGCCATCGCCGAGGCCGCGGCCAAGACCGGCCAGCGGCTGCTCGACGTTCGCATCTCCAAGCAGAGCTTCGCTACGGGCAAGGGCAACAAACGCTCCGGCAAGCGCCTCCTGACGGTCGGAACCGACTGCTCCGTCGGCAAGAAGTATACCGCGCTCGCACTTGAAGCCGGCATGAATGCCAAGGGCTTCGACGCGACATTCTGCGCCACCGGGCAGACCGGGGTGTTCATCTCCGGCCGGGGCGTCGCCATCGACGCGGTGGTCGCCGACTTCATCTCCGGTGCGGCCGAGTGGCTCACCCCGGCGACGGAGCCGAACGCCTGGCAGATCGTCGAGGGTCAGGGCTCGCTGTTCCACCCGTCCTTCGCCGGCGTGTCGCTCGGCCTGCTGCACGGTGCGCAGCCCGACGCCTTCGTCGTCTGCCACGAACCGACCCGCACCAAGATGCGCGGCGTCGAGACCCCGCTGCCGACCATCGGCGAGGTGATCGAGGCGACGATCGCGATGGGCAAGCTGACCAACCCGGCGATCAGGCCGGTCGGCATCGCCGTCAACACCGCCGCGCTCGACGAGGGAGAGGCACGGGCGATGCTCTACTCGGTTGCGACGGAATACAACCTGCCGACGATCGATCCGGTCCGCTTCGGGGTCGACCCGATCGTCGACGCCCTCGCCGCGGAGTATCTCGCGTGA
- the dgcA gene encoding N-acetyl-D-Glu racemase DgcA: MQLTARAEEFPIAGVFSISRERRTIARVVVAMITDGTFTGRGESVPYPRYGESVEGVVGDIEAMAEKVAAGLTREELQEAMEAGAARNAIDLAMWDFEAKRSGQRVADMVGRTMSPVTTAYTIGLGEPDEMAEAAAAASERPLLKIKLGRPTGDDKRIAAVRAAVPNATLIVDANEGWSENNLLINMSACAAAKVAMIEQPLPSRRDGALATISHPVPICADESVHTSKDLAALKGRYDAVNIKLDKTGGLTEALKAVAEAERVGLKVMVGCMVSTSLGIAPAMLLAPGADYADVDGPLMLANDRDGGLTFDGSTVYPPSPELWG, encoded by the coding sequence ATGCAGCTCACCGCTCGCGCCGAAGAGTTCCCGATCGCCGGGGTGTTCTCGATCTCGCGCGAGCGGCGCACCATCGCCCGCGTCGTCGTCGCGATGATCACCGACGGCACCTTCACGGGCCGCGGCGAGTCCGTGCCCTACCCGCGCTACGGCGAGTCGGTCGAGGGCGTCGTCGGCGACATCGAGGCGATGGCCGAGAAGGTCGCCGCCGGGCTCACCCGCGAGGAGCTTCAGGAGGCGATGGAGGCCGGCGCCGCGCGCAACGCCATCGACCTCGCCATGTGGGACTTCGAGGCCAAGCGCAGCGGCCAGCGCGTCGCCGACATGGTCGGCCGCACGATGTCGCCGGTGACGACCGCCTATACCATCGGCCTCGGCGAGCCGGACGAGATGGCCGAGGCGGCGGCGGCCGCGAGCGAGCGCCCGCTGCTGAAGATCAAGCTCGGCCGGCCGACCGGCGACGACAAGCGCATCGCCGCCGTGCGCGCCGCGGTGCCGAACGCGACGCTCATCGTCGACGCCAACGAGGGCTGGAGCGAGAACAACCTTCTCATCAACATGTCCGCCTGCGCGGCGGCGAAGGTGGCGATGATCGAGCAGCCCCTGCCCTCCCGCCGCGACGGGGCGCTGGCGACGATCTCCCACCCGGTGCCGATCTGCGCCGACGAGAGCGTCCACACCTCCAAGGATCTCGCCGCGCTGAAGGGCCGCTACGATGCGGTCAACATCAAGCTCGACAAGACCGGCGGGCTGACGGAGGCGCTGAAGGCCGTGGCCGAGGCCGAGCGTGTCGGCCTCAAGGTGATGGTGGGGTGCATGGTGTCGACGTCGCTCGGTATCGCTCCGGCGATGCTGCTGGCACCGGGTGCCGACTATGCCGATGTCGACGGCCCGCTGATGCTGGCCAATGACCGCGACGGCGGCCTCACCTTCGATGGCTCGACCGTCTACCCGCCCAGCCCCGAACTCTGGGGCTGA
- a CDS encoding threonine ammonia-lyase — translation MDEPPVAITDADVEAAASRLAGRVVHTPLMSSPVLDTRVGARVFIKPECLQRTGSFKFRGATNAIGRLPEGSRQRGVVACSSGNHAQGVAEAARVAGIPATIVMPHDAPAIKRARTIRSGATVVGYDRENDDRVKIATDIAAETGATFVSPYDDPGVMAGQGTVGIEVAEDLARLGVSPDRVLVPVSGGGLLSGIATAIKARMPTAVCQPVEPEGFDDTSRSLRSGHRETNTIRGGSIADALLSQQPGELTFPVLTRLAEPGVAVPDELIYKAMAFAFHELKLVTEPGGAIALAALLGGLIDVKGETVVVVLSGGNVDPPMLMRALEDE, via the coding sequence ATGGATGAACCCCCAGTTGCGATCACCGACGCGGACGTGGAGGCGGCCGCGAGCCGTCTGGCCGGTCGGGTTGTACATACGCCGTTGATGTCCTCCCCCGTGCTGGACACCCGGGTCGGCGCACGCGTCTTCATCAAGCCGGAGTGCCTGCAGCGCACCGGCTCGTTCAAGTTCCGGGGCGCGACGAACGCCATCGGGCGGCTGCCGGAAGGCTCGCGCCAGCGCGGCGTCGTCGCCTGCTCCTCGGGCAACCACGCGCAGGGCGTCGCGGAGGCGGCGCGGGTCGCCGGCATCCCGGCCACCATCGTCATGCCGCACGACGCGCCCGCCATCAAACGCGCCCGCACCATCCGCTCCGGCGCGACGGTCGTCGGGTACGACCGCGAGAACGACGACCGCGTCAAGATCGCGACCGACATCGCCGCCGAGACCGGCGCCACCTTCGTCTCGCCCTACGACGATCCCGGCGTGATGGCCGGGCAGGGCACGGTGGGGATCGAGGTGGCCGAGGACCTCGCGCGCCTCGGCGTCTCGCCGGACCGGGTGCTCGTCCCGGTGAGCGGCGGCGGCCTGCTGTCGGGCATCGCGACGGCGATCAAGGCGCGCATGCCGACGGCGGTCTGCCAGCCGGTGGAGCCGGAGGGGTTCGACGACACCTCCCGCTCGCTGCGCAGCGGCCACCGCGAGACGAACACGATCCGTGGCGGCTCCATCGCGGACGCGCTGCTGTCGCAGCAGCCGGGGGAGCTGACCTTCCCGGTACTGACGCGCCTCGCCGAGCCGGGCGTCGCCGTGCCGGACGAACTGATCTACAAGGCGATGGCCTTCGCCTTCCACGAGCTGAAGCTCGTCACCGAGCCGGGCGGCGCCATCGCGCTCGCCGCCCTGCTGGGCGGCCTCATCGACGTGAAGGGGGAAACGGTCGTGGTCGTCCTGTCGGGCGGCAACGTCGACCCGCCCATGCTGATGCGCGCACTCGAGGACGAATAG
- a CDS encoding phosphodiesterase, producing MAVFAQLTDLHLRPPGTLTLGRIDTDRFVVQAIDAINSRHPYIDAVIVSGDITDLGEEDAYNRAAMLLSRFAVPVIVIPGNHDSTPTLRDAFQAFPGFAEECVPGKACHVHKIGGVTVVALDTSVSSPDQSQHQGELGEAQLRWLDATLATSGPVLIAMHHPPFQVGIDFMDKIGLTDARAFAKVLARHENIVRIVCGHVHRTIVSEVGGVPVMAIPGVAHQVVLALDEMTPPALVMEPPAYGVHMIEGGRAVSHIGYVETYGAPVTFDDHEPVTA from the coding sequence ATGGCGGTCTTTGCACAACTCACCGATCTGCACCTGAGGCCACCCGGCACTTTGACGCTGGGGCGGATCGACACTGACCGCTTCGTCGTCCAGGCCATCGACGCCATCAATTCCCGGCACCCTTATATCGACGCGGTGATTGTCTCCGGCGACATCACCGACCTCGGCGAGGAGGATGCCTATAATCGCGCCGCCATGCTGCTGTCGCGCTTCGCGGTGCCGGTCATCGTCATTCCGGGCAACCACGACTCGACCCCGACCCTGCGCGACGCGTTCCAGGCCTTCCCCGGCTTCGCCGAGGAGTGCGTGCCCGGCAAGGCCTGCCACGTGCACAAGATCGGCGGGGTGACGGTCGTCGCGCTCGACACGTCCGTCTCCTCGCCCGACCAGTCGCAGCACCAGGGCGAACTGGGTGAGGCGCAGCTCCGCTGGCTGGACGCGACGCTCGCGACCTCGGGTCCCGTCCTGATCGCGATGCACCACCCGCCGTTCCAGGTGGGGATCGACTTCATGGACAAGATCGGCCTCACCGACGCGCGCGCGTTCGCCAAGGTTCTGGCGCGGCACGAGAACATCGTGCGGATCGTCTGCGGCCATGTGCACCGCACGATCGTGTCCGAAGTCGGCGGCGTTCCGGTGATGGCGATCCCGGGCGTTGCGCATCAGGTGGTTCTGGCGTTGGATGAAATGACGCCGCCGGCCCTCGTCATGGAGCCTCCGGCCTACGGTGTGCATATGATTGAGGGCGGGCGCGCTGTGTCACATATCGGCTATGTCGAGACCTACGGCGCTCCCGTGACATTCGATGATCACGAGCCGGTCACTGCCTGA
- a CDS encoding ArnT family glycosyltransferase, protein MSTPPTARPHDGSSISVWASIALVLLVFLAYVPGFATVPPLDRDEPRYTQATKQMVETGDYVQIRFQDAPRNKKPIGIHWLQAAAVWASGDGNEAPLWVYRMPSIIGAIAAVLLSVWMARAFLPLGGALIVGGLLGATVIVGVEARLAKTDAVLLATVVLMQGALARVWLREAKGWAAPIAFWVGLALGVLVKGPIAPMVAVLSVLVLSWRSGWSLVPRLRPLVGVLILALICLPWFVAIWRATDGAFFANALGRDFLGKAATGQEGHWAPPLTHAALFFVVAWPLAPFFVAAARGFFSERSAALLFAAAWAIPSWIVFEITPTKLPHYTLPLLPAIALAVVAVLGSAEPPRFLRRLASFALIATPLGLVLVALAAPAYIASAVGLPINVTGILFSWVTPIAVVAIGLGVVAGMSLWRGRAALSLPVVGAGIASAAVAQALAWGLIVPNIAPLWVSPTIVRTADAVSSCPDPRIASVGGFNEPSLIFLAGTDTALTGPEEAVALAEKECVVIVSRERTVAGVRAAAEAAGVTLREPATVTGFNISKGDPVRLTFFVKEAP, encoded by the coding sequence ATGTCGACCCCACCAACAGCGCGCCCGCACGACGGGTCATCGATCAGTGTTTGGGCCTCGATCGCGCTCGTCCTGCTCGTATTCTTGGCATACGTGCCCGGCTTTGCGACAGTGCCGCCGCTCGACCGCGACGAGCCGCGCTACACCCAGGCCACCAAGCAGATGGTGGAGACGGGCGACTACGTCCAAATCCGCTTCCAGGACGCGCCGCGCAACAAGAAGCCGATCGGCATCCACTGGCTGCAGGCCGCGGCGGTGTGGGCAAGCGGCGACGGCAACGAGGCCCCGTTGTGGGTCTACCGGATGCCCTCGATCATCGGCGCCATCGCGGCCGTTCTCCTCTCCGTCTGGATGGCGCGTGCGTTCCTGCCGCTCGGCGGAGCGCTGATCGTCGGCGGCCTCCTCGGCGCGACGGTCATCGTCGGGGTCGAGGCGCGGCTTGCCAAGACCGATGCCGTGCTGCTGGCGACCGTCGTCCTGATGCAGGGCGCGCTCGCCCGGGTCTGGCTGCGCGAGGCGAAAGGATGGGCCGCGCCGATCGCCTTCTGGGTCGGCCTCGCGCTCGGCGTCCTGGTGAAGGGGCCGATCGCGCCGATGGTGGCGGTCCTCAGCGTCCTCGTCCTGTCATGGCGCTCGGGCTGGAGCCTCGTGCCGCGGCTTCGACCGCTCGTCGGCGTCCTCATCCTGGCGCTCATCTGCCTGCCCTGGTTCGTGGCCATCTGGCGCGCGACCGACGGCGCGTTCTTCGCCAACGCGCTGGGGCGCGACTTCCTCGGCAAGGCCGCGACCGGGCAGGAAGGGCACTGGGCCCCGCCGCTGACGCACGCTGCGCTCTTCTTCGTGGTCGCCTGGCCGCTGGCGCCGTTCTTCGTCGCGGCCGCGCGCGGCTTCTTCTCCGAGCGGAGCGCCGCGCTACTCTTCGCGGCGGCCTGGGCGATCCCGAGCTGGATCGTCTTCGAGATCACGCCGACCAAGCTGCCGCACTACACGCTCCCGCTCCTGCCGGCGATCGCGCTCGCCGTGGTCGCGGTGCTGGGGTCCGCGGAACCGCCCCGGTTCCTGCGCCGCCTGGCGAGCTTCGCGCTGATCGCCACGCCGCTCGGCCTCGTGCTGGTCGCCCTCGCGGCGCCGGCCTACATCGCGAGCGCGGTCGGCCTGCCGATCAACGTCACCGGGATCCTCTTCTCGTGGGTGACGCCGATCGCGGTGGTGGCGATCGGCCTCGGCGTCGTCGCCGGCATGTCGCTGTGGCGCGGACGGGCGGCGCTCTCGCTGCCGGTGGTCGGCGCGGGGATCGCCTCCGCGGCGGTGGCGCAGGCGCTGGCGTGGGGCCTCATCGTGCCCAACATCGCCCCGCTCTGGGTCAGCCCGACCATCGTGCGCACGGCCGACGCCGTCTCCTCCTGTCCGGACCCGCGCATCGCCAGCGTCGGCGGCTTCAACGAGCCGAGCCTCATCTTCCTCGCCGGGACAGACACCGCGCTCACCGGCCCCGAGGAGGCCGTCGCCCTGGCCGAGAAGGAGTGCGTCGTCATCGTCTCGCGCGAGCGCACGGTCGCAGGCGTCCGCGCCGCGGCGGAGGCCGCCGGCGTGACGCTCAGGGAGCCGGCGACGGTGACGGGGTTCAACATCTCCAAGGGCGATCCCGTCCGCCTCACCTTCTTCGTGAAGGAGGCGCCGTGA
- a CDS encoding glycosyltransferase family 2 protein, whose product MSSRAPESPVVSILIPAKDEAGSIADVLHEITASSLGSLGVPYEFVVIDDGSTDGTARAALGAGLPNVRVLRHEKSGGKSRAIRAGALAARGEILVTMDGDGQNDPQFLAALVAPLLSDPAVGIVAGQRTRRHDGWQKKFVSKVANRTRRALLADDTRDTACGLKAMRRDVYLTLPFFDNNHRFYPALFMREGWRVGHVDVADRPRTTGQSKYGVLDRALVGLPDLLGMWWLRRRAASRPTAVEVTRESVDG is encoded by the coding sequence ATGTCATCCCGCGCCCCAGAAAGCCCGGTCGTCTCAATTCTGATTCCCGCCAAGGACGAGGCGGGGTCGATCGCGGACGTGCTGCACGAGATCACGGCGTCCTCGCTCGGCTCGCTCGGCGTCCCGTACGAGTTCGTCGTCATCGATGACGGCTCCACCGACGGGACTGCCAGGGCCGCGCTCGGCGCAGGCCTCCCCAACGTGCGCGTGCTGCGGCACGAGAAGTCGGGCGGCAAGTCGCGGGCGATCCGCGCCGGCGCGCTGGCGGCCCGGGGCGAGATCCTCGTCACGATGGACGGCGACGGCCAGAACGATCCGCAATTCCTCGCCGCGCTGGTGGCTCCGCTCCTAAGCGACCCGGCCGTCGGCATCGTCGCCGGCCAGCGCACGCGCCGGCACGACGGGTGGCAGAAGAAGTTTGTGTCGAAGGTCGCCAACCGCACGCGCCGCGCCCTCCTCGCGGACGACACGCGCGACACCGCGTGCGGGCTGAAGGCGATGCGGCGGGACGTCTACCTGACGCTGCCGTTCTTCGACAACAACCACCGCTTCTACCCGGCGCTCTTCATGCGCGAGGGGTGGCGCGTGGGACATGTGGACGTGGCCGACCGGCCCCGCACCACGGGCCAATCGAAATATGGCGTGCTCGACCGCGCGCTGGTGGGACTGCCCGACCTGTTGGGCATGTGGTGGCTGCGGCGCCGGGCGGCCTCACGCCCGACCGCGGTCGAGGTAACGCGGGAGTCGGTGGATGGGTGA
- a CDS encoding lipid-A-disaccharide synthase N-terminal domain-containing protein, with protein sequence MGEWWSGLGTWFHEVFVEQFDVWIAIGFFAQAMFSARFLIQWIASERAGRSVVPVAFWFFSIAGGGLLFIYALSRQDPVFIAGQGTGLLIYARNIWLIVRERKSALANAS encoded by the coding sequence ATGGGTGAGTGGTGGTCCGGCCTGGGAACGTGGTTCCACGAGGTCTTCGTCGAGCAGTTCGACGTCTGGATCGCGATCGGGTTCTTCGCCCAGGCCATGTTCTCGGCGCGCTTCCTCATCCAGTGGATCGCATCCGAGCGGGCGGGACGGTCCGTCGTCCCGGTGGCGTTCTGGTTCTTCTCGATCGCCGGCGGCGGATTGCTGTTTATCTACGCCCTGTCGCGCCAGGACCCGGTGTTCATCGCCGGCCAGGGCACGGGCCTGCTGATCTACGCCCGCAACATCTGGCTGATCGTCCGCGAGCGGAAGTCGGCGCTCGCCAACGCAAGCTGA
- the metC gene encoding cystathionine beta-lyase — translation MDDETAHRPKRRVATTLTHAGRDPSAFHGFINPPVVHASTVLYPNVKGTRTRTQRYTYGRSGTPTTDALCDVMNELEGSEKTVLAPTGLAACTVALASAVNAGDRVLITDNVYHPTRSFADGFLRRFGVEVVYFDPLDHAAFDRELEKGAAAAFFEAPGSLTFEVADIPYLNARAKAAGATTMIDNTWATPLYFRPLEHGVDLSIHAATKYIAGHSDLLLGTVSGNGEAIAKVRKTWDDWGENVGPDDVYATLRGTRTLHVRMPHFERNARLVAEWLDADPRVGKVLYPALPGAPGHALWKRDFDGASGLFAITFKGRTEDEIMKMVDSLELFGIGASWGGFESLATMPVVNKFRSAKAWPDDEPLVRLNIGLEDPADLIEDLDRAMAHL, via the coding sequence ATGGACGATGAGACCGCGCACCGCCCGAAGCGACGCGTTGCGACGACGCTGACGCACGCGGGCCGCGATCCGTCCGCGTTCCACGGATTCATCAATCCGCCCGTCGTGCACGCCTCGACCGTGCTTTATCCGAACGTCAAAGGAACACGAACGCGCACGCAGCGATACACATACGGCCGTTCGGGAACGCCGACGACCGACGCGCTCTGCGACGTTATGAACGAGCTGGAGGGGTCGGAAAAAACGGTTCTGGCGCCGACCGGGCTCGCCGCGTGCACCGTCGCGCTCGCCTCGGCGGTCAACGCGGGTGACCGTGTCCTGATCACGGACAACGTCTACCACCCGACGCGTAGCTTCGCGGACGGCTTCCTCAGGCGATTCGGGGTGGAGGTCGTCTACTTCGACCCGCTCGATCATGCGGCATTTGATCGCGAGCTCGAAAAAGGGGCGGCGGCGGCGTTCTTCGAGGCACCGGGCTCGCTGACCTTCGAGGTGGCGGACATCCCGTACCTCAACGCCCGGGCCAAGGCCGCCGGCGCGACGACGATGATCGACAACACGTGGGCGACGCCGCTCTACTTCCGCCCGCTGGAGCACGGGGTCGACCTGTCGATCCACGCCGCGACGAAGTACATCGCCGGCCACTCCGACCTTCTCCTCGGGACGGTGTCGGGCAACGGCGAGGCGATCGCCAAGGTGCGCAAGACGTGGGACGACTGGGGCGAGAACGTCGGTCCGGACGACGTCTACGCGACGCTGCGCGGGACCCGTACGCTGCACGTGCGCATGCCGCATTTCGAGCGCAACGCGCGCCTCGTGGCGGAGTGGCTCGACGCCGACCCGCGAGTGGGCAAGGTGCTCTACCCGGCGCTTCCGGGCGCCCCGGGGCACGCCCTGTGGAAGCGTGACTTCGACGGCGCGTCAGGCCTCTTCGCGATCACCTTCAAGGGCCGCACCGAGGACGAGATCATGAAGATGGTCGACAGCCTCGAGCTGTTCGGCATCGGCGCCTCGTGGGGCGGCTTCGAGAGCCTCGCCACCATGCCGGTGGTCAACAAGTTCCGCAGTGCGAAGGCCTGGCCGGACGACGAGCCGCTGGTGCGCCTCAACATCGGCCTCGAGGACCCGGCCGACCTCATCGAGGACCTCGACCGGGCAATGGCTCACCTCTGA